In Prescottella soli, a genomic segment contains:
- a CDS encoding bifunctional MaoC family dehydratase N-terminal/OB-fold nucleic acid binding domain-containing protein has product MTDNTVSDGNSTTAQILAGAEQVKAGGSSKPRAGRDPINMPMIRNWLEAIGDENPIYVDDDAAAAAGHGGLVAPPAMAQVWTMRGLGAVREEDDPLGRMTQILDDAGYTSVVATNCDQIYHRYLRPGEEVTIESTLEDVVGPKKTGLGEGWFFTTRNLWKVGDEVVAEMLFRILKFAPPAKVEQAQASGNASVPEDLDSSRMLRPTPSRDTQFFWDGVAAHELRIQQRPDGSLQHPPVPALWKDKTETTDYVVASGRGTVFSFVVHHAPKVPGRSLPFVVALVELEEGVRMLGELRDVDPSEVAVGMPVQALYLDFPGDDETGNEPWTLYAWRPVKES; this is encoded by the coding sequence ATGACTGACAACACCGTGTCCGACGGAAACAGCACGACCGCGCAGATTCTGGCCGGGGCCGAACAGGTCAAGGCCGGCGGGTCGAGCAAGCCGCGCGCCGGCCGCGACCCGATCAACATGCCGATGATCCGGAACTGGCTCGAGGCGATCGGCGACGAGAACCCGATCTACGTGGACGACGACGCAGCAGCTGCGGCGGGCCACGGCGGCCTCGTGGCGCCGCCGGCGATGGCGCAGGTGTGGACCATGCGCGGTCTCGGCGCGGTCCGCGAGGAGGACGATCCGCTGGGCCGGATGACGCAGATCCTCGACGACGCCGGGTACACGTCGGTGGTCGCGACGAACTGCGACCAGATCTATCACCGCTACCTCCGTCCCGGCGAGGAGGTGACCATCGAGTCGACCCTCGAGGACGTCGTCGGCCCCAAGAAGACCGGGCTGGGCGAGGGCTGGTTCTTCACGACCCGCAACCTGTGGAAGGTCGGCGACGAGGTCGTCGCCGAGATGCTGTTCCGCATCCTCAAGTTCGCGCCTCCCGCAAAGGTGGAGCAGGCGCAGGCTTCCGGGAACGCCTCGGTCCCCGAGGATCTCGATTCGTCGCGCATGCTGCGACCGACCCCGTCTCGGGACACCCAGTTCTTCTGGGACGGCGTGGCCGCGCACGAGCTGCGGATCCAGCAGCGGCCCGACGGGTCGCTCCAGCACCCGCCGGTGCCGGCGCTGTGGAAGGACAAGACCGAGACCACCGACTACGTCGTCGCGTCCGGGCGGGGCACGGTCTTCAGTTTCGTCGTCCACCACGCACCCAAGGTGCCGGGGCGGTCGCTGCCGTTCGTGGTGGCGCTCGTCGAACTCGAGGAGGGCGTGCGCATGCTCGGCGAGCTGCGCGACGTCGACCCGTCCGAGGTCGCGGTGGGGATGCCGGTGCAGGCGCTCTACCTGGACTTCCCGGGCGATGACGAGACCGGTAACGAGCCCTGGACGCTGTACGCGTGGCGTCCGGTGAAGGAGTCGTAG
- a CDS encoding vWA domain-containing protein has translation MAAALIGLTMAASSAAAQGSEESGSRYAPTMLILDASGSMQRPDPAGTMMDAAKKAVHTFVDAAPVDSKVGLTVYGTGTGSDEAEKTAGCRDIQVLHKADTLDRAALGSAVDGVKASGWTPMGNALREAAAAMPSSGPRSIVLVSDGEDTCSPPEPCEVARELKAQGVDLVMHAIGFAVDSAARAQLTCMAQATGGTYTDAADGPALERILPRVTAAALRNYESAGTQIVGAAKYDSAPVARPGQYLDTIGQKVSRYYAVDVPDGATAYFSGTISFPRVPDVPSVEDMNVLSLRVYGRDGRACNKYEFEQVTNSSDGAALTVATQFDGATKKGSSADPCKGGGRYYFAPTWDRVSRGVPERLPIELLVGIEPAATDPGPAAAAAPTVFTEPVGAGTPAVGGGSFNVATELDGSGRYTDTLQTGEFVFYKVELDWGQGLAYRVHYDANGGRGVENVSNIQTVLYAPTREEIDRDFGAYTGADAVLPANEPAFATVPIRYGNRTSDVLETRRQGVPGWYYIAVKVGSTEAEGDKRPVPIRLDLTVNGTPEAGPAYSTAFADGIFGENAATATADDAAASDAAGGSAPADAADDVAAAADTSDSASSTTGVAIALAAAVIALCGIGGWLVVRTRRR, from the coding sequence ATGGCCGCAGCACTGATCGGTCTGACGATGGCTGCATCGTCGGCCGCGGCACAGGGGAGTGAAGAATCGGGTTCGCGGTACGCGCCGACGATGCTCATTCTCGATGCGTCCGGGTCCATGCAGCGTCCCGATCCGGCGGGCACGATGATGGATGCCGCCAAGAAGGCGGTCCACACATTCGTCGACGCGGCACCGGTCGACTCGAAGGTGGGACTGACGGTGTACGGCACCGGCACCGGCAGTGACGAGGCCGAGAAGACTGCGGGCTGTCGTGACATTCAGGTGCTGCACAAGGCGGACACCCTCGACAGGGCCGCACTCGGCAGTGCGGTCGACGGCGTCAAAGCGAGCGGCTGGACGCCGATGGGCAACGCTCTGCGGGAGGCCGCCGCGGCCATGCCGAGTTCGGGACCGCGCTCGATCGTGCTGGTCTCCGATGGCGAGGACACCTGTTCGCCACCCGAACCCTGTGAAGTTGCGCGGGAATTGAAGGCGCAGGGCGTCGATCTGGTGATGCACGCGATCGGCTTCGCGGTCGACAGCGCGGCCCGCGCCCAGCTCACGTGCATGGCGCAGGCGACCGGGGGCACCTACACCGATGCCGCAGACGGACCGGCTCTGGAACGAATTCTGCCGAGAGTCACCGCAGCCGCGCTGCGCAACTACGAATCGGCCGGTACCCAGATCGTCGGGGCTGCAAAGTACGACAGCGCCCCGGTGGCACGGCCGGGGCAGTACCTGGACACGATCGGGCAGAAGGTATCTCGCTACTACGCCGTCGACGTCCCGGACGGGGCCACCGCCTACTTCAGCGGAACCATCTCCTTTCCCCGCGTACCCGACGTTCCCAGTGTCGAAGACATGAATGTTCTGAGCCTGCGGGTGTACGGCAGGGACGGCCGAGCCTGCAACAAGTACGAATTCGAGCAGGTGACGAATTCGAGCGACGGCGCGGCGCTGACGGTCGCCACGCAATTCGACGGGGCGACGAAGAAGGGCAGCAGCGCCGACCCATGCAAGGGCGGTGGACGCTACTACTTCGCGCCGACCTGGGACAGGGTCTCCCGCGGGGTGCCGGAACGGTTGCCGATCGAGCTGCTCGTCGGAATCGAACCCGCCGCAACCGATCCCGGTCCTGCGGCGGCCGCGGCGCCGACTGTCTTCACCGAACCCGTCGGCGCCGGTACCCCTGCCGTCGGAGGCGGATCCTTCAACGTCGCCACCGAACTCGACGGGAGTGGCCGCTACACCGACACCCTCCAGACCGGCGAATTCGTGTTCTACAAGGTCGAACTGGACTGGGGCCAGGGACTGGCGTACCGCGTGCATTACGACGCGAACGGTGGCCGCGGCGTGGAGAACGTCTCGAACATCCAGACCGTGCTGTATGCCCCGACCCGTGAGGAGATCGACCGGGACTTCGGGGCATACACCGGTGCCGACGCCGTGTTGCCGGCCAACGAACCGGCTTTCGCCACGGTGCCGATCCGCTACGGCAACCGAACGTCCGACGTCCTCGAGACCCGCCGGCAGGGCGTGCCGGGGTGGTACTACATCGCCGTGAAGGTGGGTTCCACCGAGGCCGAGGGCGACAAGCGGCCGGTGCCGATCCGACTGGACCTGACCGTGAACGGGACACCCGAAGCCGGTCCCGCCTACTCGACTGCGTTCGCGGACGGGATCTTCGGAGAGAACGCAGCGACCGCGACCGCCGACGACGCGGCCGCCAGCGATGCTGCCGGCGGCAGTGCGCCAGCCGATGCTGCCGACGACGTCGCGGCAGCGGCAGACACGTCCGATTCGGCATCCTCGACCACGGGTGTCGCGATCGCCCTCGCAGCAGCGGTGATCGCTCTGTGCGGTATCGGCGGCTGGCTCGTGGTCCGAACGCGCCGCAGGTAG
- a CDS encoding acyl-CoA dehydrogenase family protein: protein MDFTLDQTQETVAEIVVGLLAREHTDPADTGGFSPELWQALAKADLLSLAVPERLDGDGLGVLEVTTMLTEIGRGAAPVPALATLGFGVLPVLALGSTEQQDALLEGVAAGRVLTAALAEQGAAFPALPSTTAVADGADVVVTGLKIAVPFADIAHRILVPTDAGVVPVAPDAPGVTLTKSATSAGGPEFSVRLDAVRVPAADVLGGGLDGVATLYRIALAGIGAYADGLLAGATGLAADHLTTREQFGKPLAAFQAVAQQIADVYVTSRTLHVSALASAWRVSEGLDAADDLDVLAYWIATEVPAAMRTLHHLHGGIGVDVTYPMHRYFSIAKDLARLVGGASYRLDLVGARCSSI from the coding sequence GTGGATTTCACTCTGGATCAGACTCAAGAAACGGTGGCGGAGATCGTCGTGGGCCTGTTGGCCCGCGAGCACACCGATCCCGCCGACACCGGTGGCTTCAGCCCCGAGCTGTGGCAGGCCCTCGCGAAAGCGGACCTGCTCTCGCTCGCGGTGCCCGAGCGGCTCGACGGCGACGGACTGGGCGTGCTGGAGGTGACGACGATGCTCACCGAGATCGGACGCGGTGCCGCGCCGGTTCCGGCGCTCGCGACCCTCGGCTTCGGCGTCCTCCCGGTGCTCGCCCTCGGCTCCACGGAGCAGCAGGACGCGCTGCTCGAGGGTGTGGCGGCCGGTCGGGTGCTCACCGCAGCGCTCGCCGAGCAGGGCGCCGCGTTCCCGGCGCTGCCGTCGACCACCGCCGTCGCGGACGGCGCCGACGTCGTCGTGACCGGTCTCAAGATCGCGGTGCCGTTCGCGGACATCGCGCACCGCATCCTGGTGCCCACCGACGCCGGCGTGGTGCCGGTGGCCCCGGACGCGCCGGGCGTCACGCTCACCAAGAGCGCGACTTCGGCCGGGGGACCGGAGTTCTCGGTTCGGCTGGACGCGGTGCGCGTCCCCGCCGCCGACGTCCTCGGTGGCGGACTCGATGGTGTCGCGACGCTGTACCGGATCGCGCTCGCCGGCATCGGCGCGTACGCCGACGGGCTGCTCGCCGGGGCCACCGGCCTGGCCGCCGACCACCTCACCACGCGTGAGCAGTTCGGCAAGCCGCTCGCCGCCTTCCAGGCGGTGGCCCAGCAGATCGCGGACGTCTACGTCACGTCCCGGACGCTGCACGTTTCGGCGCTCGCGTCGGCGTGGCGGGTGTCCGAAGGTCTCGATGCCGCAGACGATCTCGACGTGCTGGCCTACTGGATCGCGACGGAGGTGCCGGCCGCGATGCGGACGCTGCACCACCTGCACGGCGGTATCGGCGTCGACGTCACGTACCCGATGCACCGCTACTTCTCCATTGCCAAAGACCTGGCTCGCCTCGTCGGCGGTGCCTCGTACCGACTCGACCTCGTGGGGGCCCGGTGTTCATCGATCTGA
- a CDS encoding MaoC family dehydratase, which yields MTSALDIAVGDKLPGLSIYGDPTFIVSTALATRDFQDVHHDRDKAQQRGSKDIFVNILTDTGLVQRFVTDWAGPRARITSIKLRLGVPWYAYDTLNLSGEVVAAEDGLVTVKVVGADSLGDHITSTVTLVFNDTDGVEK from the coding sequence ATGACCAGCGCACTCGACATCGCCGTCGGCGACAAGCTGCCGGGCCTGTCGATCTACGGGGATCCCACGTTCATCGTCTCGACGGCGTTGGCCACCAGGGACTTCCAGGACGTACACCACGATCGGGACAAGGCGCAGCAGCGCGGGTCGAAGGACATCTTCGTCAACATCCTCACCGACACCGGACTGGTGCAGCGTTTCGTCACCGACTGGGCCGGCCCGCGGGCGCGGATCACGTCGATCAAGCTGCGCCTCGGTGTGCCGTGGTACGCGTACGACACGCTCAACCTCTCCGGTGAGGTCGTCGCCGCCGAGGACGGCCTGGTGACCGTCAAGGTCGTCGGTGCCGACAGCCTCGGCGACCACATCACGTCCACGGTGACCCTCGTATTCAATGACACTGACGGAGTTGAGAAATGA
- a CDS encoding lipid-transfer protein, with translation MSGLSGKAAIVGIGATDFSKDSGRSELRLAAEAVQAALDDAGLKPSDVDGLTSFTMDTNTEAAVARSVGIPNLKFFSRIHYGGGAACATIQQAAMAVATGVADVVVAYRAFNERSGARFGQVNAGLVQQVNSSGTDNAFSYPHGLGTPASFVAMIAQRYMHVYGATSEDFGRVAVADRKHAATNPKAFFYGKPITLEDHQNSRFIAEPLHLLDCCQESDGGIAIVVTSPERAKDLPNKPAIIAAAAQGSGADQYIMTSYYRDGLTGLPEMGLVGDQLWEQSGLRPSDMQTAVLYDHFTPYVLMQLEELGFCGRGEARDFIAGGAIEQGGRLPINTHGGQLGEAYIHGMNGIAEGVRQIRGTSVNQVPNVENVLVTAGTGVPTSGLVLSV, from the coding sequence ATGAGCGGGCTGTCCGGCAAGGCAGCGATCGTCGGCATCGGCGCCACCGACTTCTCGAAGGACTCGGGCCGCAGCGAGCTGCGGCTCGCCGCCGAGGCGGTTCAGGCCGCGCTCGACGACGCGGGACTGAAGCCGTCGGACGTCGACGGTCTCACGTCGTTCACGATGGACACCAACACCGAAGCGGCCGTTGCCCGTTCGGTGGGGATCCCGAACCTGAAGTTCTTCAGCCGCATCCACTACGGCGGCGGCGCGGCGTGTGCCACCATCCAGCAGGCCGCGATGGCCGTCGCGACCGGTGTGGCCGACGTCGTGGTGGCGTACCGGGCGTTCAACGAGCGTTCGGGTGCCCGCTTCGGTCAGGTCAACGCCGGGCTGGTGCAGCAGGTCAACTCGTCGGGCACCGACAACGCGTTCTCCTACCCGCACGGTCTGGGGACGCCGGCGTCGTTCGTCGCGATGATCGCGCAGCGGTACATGCACGTGTACGGCGCCACGAGTGAGGATTTCGGCCGCGTCGCGGTCGCCGACCGCAAGCACGCCGCCACCAACCCCAAGGCGTTCTTCTACGGCAAGCCGATCACCCTCGAGGACCACCAGAACTCGCGGTTCATCGCCGAGCCGCTGCATCTGCTGGACTGCTGCCAGGAGTCCGACGGCGGCATCGCGATCGTCGTGACGTCGCCCGAGCGGGCCAAGGATCTGCCGAACAAGCCGGCGATCATCGCGGCGGCTGCGCAGGGCAGCGGGGCGGACCAGTACATCATGACCAGCTACTACCGGGACGGCCTGACCGGTCTGCCCGAGATGGGTCTGGTCGGGGATCAGCTGTGGGAGCAGTCCGGGCTGCGGCCGTCGGACATGCAGACGGCGGTGCTGTACGACCACTTCACGCCGTACGTGCTGATGCAGCTCGAGGAGCTGGGCTTCTGCGGCCGTGGCGAGGCCCGCGACTTCATCGCCGGCGGCGCCATCGAGCAGGGTGGACGGTTGCCGATCAACACCCACGGCGGCCAGCTCGGCGAGGCGTACATCCACGGCATGAACGGCATCGCCGAGGGCGTCCGCCAGATCCGCGGCACCTCGGTCAACCAGGTGCCGAACGTCGAGAACGTCCTCGTCACCGCCGGAACCGGTGTTCCCACTTCGGGACTCGTGCTGTCCGTGTAG
- a CDS encoding arylsulfatase, producing the protein MNRHTIPVVRTEPSVSTAVDYRNQKEPFTRPEPVRPPSGAPNVLLVMLDDVGFGAPSAFGGPCRTPTAERLAADGVKYTRFHTTALCSPTRAATLTGRNHHSVGFGVIAEQATAAPGYNGTRPDSAATVARILQGNGYATGAFGKMHQTPTWEISEAGPFDRWPTREGFDRFYGFLGAESDQFSPVLYQDFTVVDPPRTPEDGYHMSEDLVDRAIEWIESVGTMDPDKPWFCYLPFGACHAPLQVPDSYLDKYRGEFDHGWDRQREITLERQKQLGVVPPETELARWAPDLPHWDDLDDDRKTASARLMELYAAFLEHTDDQVGRLVDRLQELGALDNTLVLYMLGDNGASAEGGMEGSFNYLAGLNGYKQTTAEVLERFDELGTPTSYPHYPASWAMALDTPYQWTKQAASHYGGTRNGLIAHWPKGITDTGTLRHQWHHCVDITPTILEAVGVPAPDTVDGVPQKPMEGVAMNYTFTDADAADRRTTQYFEIYGNRGIYDHGWTAVTLHRAPWLMATYGLKLPTFDEDRWELYDTSVDWSQARDLAAEFPEKLEELKQKFLVEAARYQVLPLDDRTVTRNAAPQDRPPHPLRGRTSITLYPHMHGLPEKAAPPLFNRSYVITASLETGGGPCAGILASLGGRFGGLALYVADSKPVFCYNFSGGGQTFVRPDVELTADTREVRLEFDYDGGGIGLGGTARLSVDGDEVGSARIEHTTRAIFSMNEQLDIGVNRGSPVCDDIVGRFAFSGRLHHVRVDLPGDDRPETAAERQRVALATH; encoded by the coding sequence GTGAACCGTCATACGATCCCCGTCGTCCGCACCGAACCATCGGTCTCGACCGCAGTCGACTACCGCAACCAGAAGGAACCATTCACCCGGCCGGAACCGGTCCGGCCGCCGTCCGGCGCACCGAACGTCCTGCTGGTGATGCTCGACGACGTCGGCTTCGGCGCGCCGTCCGCGTTCGGCGGCCCGTGCCGAACCCCCACCGCGGAGCGATTGGCCGCCGACGGCGTCAAGTACACCCGCTTCCACACCACCGCGCTGTGCTCGCCGACGCGGGCCGCGACCCTCACCGGACGCAACCACCACAGCGTGGGCTTCGGCGTGATCGCCGAACAGGCCACGGCGGCACCGGGTTACAACGGAACCCGCCCGGACTCGGCGGCAACCGTGGCGCGGATCCTGCAGGGCAACGGGTACGCGACGGGCGCGTTCGGCAAGATGCACCAGACGCCCACGTGGGAGATCAGCGAGGCCGGACCGTTCGACCGCTGGCCCACCCGCGAGGGGTTCGACCGCTTCTACGGCTTCCTCGGCGCCGAGTCGGACCAGTTCTCCCCCGTCCTGTACCAGGATTTCACCGTCGTCGATCCGCCGCGAACGCCCGAAGACGGCTACCACATGTCGGAGGACCTGGTGGACCGCGCGATCGAGTGGATCGAGTCGGTCGGCACCATGGACCCGGACAAGCCGTGGTTCTGCTACCTGCCGTTCGGGGCCTGCCATGCCCCGCTGCAGGTTCCCGACAGCTACCTCGACAAGTACCGCGGCGAGTTCGACCACGGCTGGGACCGCCAGCGGGAGATCACACTCGAGCGACAGAAGCAGTTGGGAGTCGTCCCACCGGAGACCGAGCTCGCGAGGTGGGCCCCCGACCTGCCCCACTGGGACGATCTCGACGACGACCGGAAGACGGCCTCGGCCCGCCTGATGGAGCTGTACGCGGCGTTCCTCGAGCACACCGACGATCAGGTCGGCCGTCTCGTCGACCGGCTGCAGGAACTCGGCGCGCTGGACAACACGCTGGTGCTGTACATGCTCGGCGACAACGGCGCGTCCGCCGAGGGCGGCATGGAGGGCTCGTTCAACTACCTGGCCGGGCTCAACGGCTACAAGCAGACCACCGCGGAGGTGCTCGAGCGGTTCGACGAGCTGGGCACGCCGACGAGCTATCCGCACTACCCGGCGTCGTGGGCGATGGCGCTCGACACCCCCTACCAGTGGACCAAGCAGGCGGCATCGCACTACGGCGGCACCCGCAACGGCCTGATCGCGCACTGGCCCAAGGGAATCACCGATACCGGAACCCTGCGCCACCAGTGGCATCACTGCGTGGACATCACCCCGACGATCCTCGAGGCGGTGGGCGTCCCGGCGCCCGACACCGTGGACGGTGTGCCGCAGAAGCCGATGGAGGGTGTCGCGATGAACTACACGTTCACCGATGCCGACGCGGCGGACCGGCGCACCACGCAGTACTTCGAGATCTACGGCAACCGCGGCATCTACGACCACGGCTGGACGGCGGTGACGTTGCACCGGGCGCCGTGGCTGATGGCGACGTACGGCCTGAAGCTGCCGACGTTCGACGAGGATCGGTGGGAGCTGTACGACACGAGCGTCGACTGGTCGCAGGCGCGCGACCTCGCCGCCGAGTTCCCCGAGAAGCTCGAGGAGCTGAAGCAGAAGTTCCTCGTCGAGGCCGCCCGGTACCAGGTGCTGCCGCTCGACGACCGCACCGTGACGAGAAATGCTGCACCCCAGGACCGCCCGCCGCACCCGCTGCGGGGTCGGACGAGCATCACGCTGTACCCGCACATGCACGGGCTGCCGGAGAAGGCGGCGCCGCCGCTCTTCAACCGTTCGTACGTGATCACGGCGTCGCTCGAGACCGGCGGCGGTCCGTGCGCGGGAATCCTGGCGAGTCTGGGTGGGCGTTTCGGCGGCCTCGCGCTGTACGTCGCCGACTCGAAGCCGGTGTTCTGCTACAACTTCAGCGGCGGCGGGCAGACGTTCGTGCGGCCGGACGTGGAACTGACCGCGGACACCCGCGAGGTGCGCCTCGAATTCGACTACGACGGAGGCGGTATCGGTCTCGGCGGCACGGCCCGGCTGTCGGTCGACGGGGACGAGGTGGGCAGTGCGCGCATCGAACACACCACCCGCGCGATCTTCAGCATGAACGAGCAGCTCGACATCGGCGTCAACCGCGGCAGCCCGGTCTGCGACGACATCGTGGGCCGCTTCGCGTTCAGCGGACGCCTGCACCACGTGCGCGTCGACCTGCCGGGCGACGACCGTCCGGAGACCGCGGCCGAGCGGCAGCGGGTCGCGCTGGCTACGCACTAG
- a CDS encoding acyl-CoA dehydrogenase family protein, whose translation MFIDLTPEQRELQAELRRYFSGLISPAEAEIMLTERHGPTYREVIRRMGKDGWLGVGWPVEFGGRGFGEIEQQIFVNEAVRADVPLPSVTLQTVGPTLQVYGTEEQKRKFLPAILAGEVHFAIGYSEPDAGTDLAALRTTAVRDGDEYVVNGQKIFTTGGHDADYIWLAVRTGDAESRHRGISILIVDTKDPGFSWTPIITADGAHHVNATYYTDVRVPASMLVGEENKGWRLITTQLNHERVMLGPAGRVAGLYEKVHDWAAKRDLLDLPDVRRGLGEIHATYRLNELLNWQVAAATGDVDIADASATKVFATERIQRVGRIADEIVGAHGDPGDPETAALMRWLDVQVKRNVVITFGGGVNEVMRELIAVAGLGLPKVPR comes from the coding sequence GTGTTCATCGATCTGACGCCCGAGCAGCGTGAGCTGCAGGCGGAACTGCGCCGCTACTTCTCCGGACTGATCTCGCCGGCCGAGGCCGAGATCATGCTGACCGAACGGCACGGACCCACCTATCGCGAGGTCATCCGTCGGATGGGCAAGGACGGCTGGCTCGGCGTCGGCTGGCCGGTCGAGTTCGGCGGCCGCGGTTTCGGGGAGATCGAACAGCAGATCTTCGTCAACGAGGCTGTGCGCGCGGATGTTCCGCTGCCGTCGGTCACGCTGCAGACCGTCGGTCCGACGCTGCAGGTCTACGGAACCGAGGAGCAGAAGCGCAAGTTCCTGCCGGCGATCCTCGCCGGCGAGGTGCACTTCGCGATCGGCTACTCCGAGCCCGACGCCGGTACCGACCTCGCGGCGCTGCGCACCACCGCGGTCCGCGACGGTGACGAGTACGTCGTCAACGGCCAGAAGATCTTCACCACCGGCGGCCACGACGCCGACTACATCTGGCTCGCGGTCCGCACGGGCGACGCCGAGTCGCGGCACCGGGGCATCTCGATCCTGATCGTCGACACGAAGGACCCCGGGTTCTCGTGGACCCCGATCATCACCGCCGACGGCGCGCACCACGTCAACGCGACCTACTACACGGACGTCCGGGTTCCGGCGAGCATGCTCGTCGGTGAGGAGAACAAGGGCTGGAGGCTCATCACGACGCAGCTCAACCACGAGCGCGTCATGCTGGGCCCCGCCGGACGTGTCGCGGGCCTGTACGAGAAGGTCCACGACTGGGCCGCGAAGCGGGACCTGCTGGACCTGCCCGACGTCCGTCGCGGACTCGGCGAGATCCACGCCACCTACCGTCTCAACGAACTGCTCAACTGGCAGGTCGCGGCCGCCACCGGCGACGTCGACATCGCCGACGCGTCGGCCACCAAGGTCTTTGCGACCGAACGCATTCAGCGAGTGGGTCGGATCGCGGACGAGATCGTCGGCGCCCACGGCGACCCGGGCGACCCCGAGACCGCGGCGCTCATGCGGTGGCTCGACGTCCAGGTGAAGCGAAACGTGGTCATCACCTTCGGTGGTGGCGTCAACGAGGTCATGCGCGAACTCATCGCCGTGGCCGGACTGGGATTGCCGAAGGTGCCGCGATGA